In one Oscillospiraceae bacterium genomic region, the following are encoded:
- the def2 gene encoding peptide deformylase yields MALRKILTDEDPTLRKKCRPVTNFDARLHDLIDDLKETLADANGAGLAAPQVGILRRVVIVVDDNDRMLELVNPEIVSEEGEQDGFEGCLSVPGRWGMVKRPMKVRVRAQDRNGKFFEAEGEEMVARCFCHETEHLDGHLFTEHAGRLYTTEELDAILEEEAAKQEKQK; encoded by the coding sequence ATGGCTTTACGTAAGATTTTAACCGACGAGGACCCCACGCTTCGGAAAAAGTGCCGCCCCGTCACCAATTTTGACGCCCGGCTGCACGATCTGATTGACGATTTGAAGGAGACCCTGGCCGACGCCAACGGCGCCGGGCTGGCCGCGCCCCAGGTGGGCATTCTCCGCCGGGTGGTCATCGTGGTGGATGACAACGACAGGATGCTGGAGCTGGTGAACCCCGAGATCGTCTCCGAGGAAGGGGAGCAGGACGGCTTTGAGGGCTGCCTCTCCGTCCCCGGCCGCTGGGGTATGGTGAAGCGGCCCATGAAGGTGCGCGTCCGCGCCCAGGACCGCAACGGCAAGTTCTTCGAGGCCGAGGGCGAGGAGATGGTGGCCCGCTGCTTCTGCCATGAGACGGAGCACCTGGACGGCCACCTCTTCACCGAGCACGCCGGGCGGCTCTACACCACCGAGGAGCTGGACGCCATCCTGGAGGAAGAGGCCGCCAAGCAGGAGAAACAGAAATGA
- the fmt gene encoding methionyl-tRNA formyltransferase, giving the protein MRILFMGTPEFAVPSLEKLVEAGHEICGVFCQPDKPKNRGMKLQAPPVKRCAQDHSIPVYQPVKLRDGTAMELVRTLAPELIVVAAYGRILPDDILAYPAKGCINVHSSLLPKYRGAAPINWAVLNGDAVTGVTIMHMATELDAGDIIDTVETPIDPGEDAQALYSRLAVLGGVLLVRAVAAIADGTAARIPQAHERATLAPMLEKSMSPMDFSRTALELHNQVRGLIPWPCAVTELGGNRCKVFSAAALDERTGAAPGSILEAGKGGIKVACGGGTVLRIDELQADGGKRMRAADYLRGHPLEVTN; this is encoded by the coding sequence ATGAGAATCCTGTTTATGGGCACCCCTGAATTTGCGGTGCCCTCTTTGGAGAAGCTAGTGGAGGCGGGGCACGAGATCTGCGGCGTGTTCTGCCAGCCCGACAAGCCCAAAAACCGGGGGATGAAGCTCCAGGCCCCGCCGGTGAAGCGTTGCGCCCAGGACCACAGTATCCCGGTGTACCAGCCCGTCAAGCTGCGGGACGGCACGGCCATGGAGCTTGTCCGCACCCTGGCCCCGGAGCTTATCGTGGTGGCGGCCTACGGCCGTATCCTGCCCGACGACATCCTGGCCTACCCCGCCAAGGGGTGCATTAACGTCCACTCGTCCCTGCTGCCCAAGTACCGGGGGGCAGCGCCCATCAACTGGGCGGTGCTCAACGGGGATGCGGTTACAGGTGTGACCATCATGCACATGGCCACCGAGCTGGACGCCGGGGACATCATCGACACGGTGGAGACCCCCATCGATCCCGGCGAGGACGCCCAGGCTCTCTATTCCCGCCTGGCCGTGCTGGGTGGGGTGCTGCTGGTGCGCGCCGTGGCCGCCATCGCGGACGGCACGGCCGCGCGCATCCCCCAGGCCCATGAGCGGGCCACCCTGGCCCCCATGCTGGAAAAGTCCATGTCCCCCATGGACTTTTCCCGCACCGCCCTGGAGCTGCACAACCAGGTGCGGGGCTTGATCCCCTGGCCCTGTGCCGTGACGGAGCTGGGGGGCAACCGCTGTAAAGTGTTTTCCGCTGCCGCGCTGGACGAGCGCACCGGCGCCGCGCCCGGCTCCATCCTGGAGGCGGGGAAGGGCGGCATCAAGGTGGCCTGCGGCGGGGGCACGGTGCTGCGCATCGACGAGCTCCAGGCCGACGGCGGCAAGCGCATGAGGGCCGCGGACTATCTGAGGGGCCATCCCCTGGAAGTGACAAACTAG
- a CDS encoding neutral zinc metallopeptidase translates to MPFFYYYDWTYWAVLLPAILIALFAQIKVSSTFNRYSKVSSSRGYTGAQAAEAVLKAHGVAGVRIERVSGHLSDHYDPRSNVIRLSDGVYGSTSVAAMGVAAHEAGHAVQYAEGYGPIKLRSAIIPVCNVGSQLSFVLIIIGLLLYSQALLGIGILLFSLAVVAQLVTLPVEFNASRRAIETLERGYLLEGDELRGAKKVLGAAAMTYVAALLVSLAHLLRYLIAFSGRRRN, encoded by the coding sequence ATGCCTTTTTTCTACTACTACGACTGGACCTACTGGGCGGTGCTGCTGCCCGCCATCCTTATCGCGCTCTTTGCGCAGATTAAAGTGTCCTCCACCTTTAACCGCTACTCCAAGGTGTCCTCCTCCCGGGGGTACACCGGGGCCCAGGCCGCCGAGGCGGTGCTCAAGGCCCACGGAGTGGCCGGCGTGCGCATTGAGCGGGTGTCCGGCCATCTGAGCGACCACTACGACCCCCGCAGCAACGTAATCCGGCTGTCCGACGGGGTGTACGGCTCCACCAGCGTGGCCGCCATGGGGGTGGCCGCCCACGAGGCGGGCCACGCCGTGCAGTACGCCGAGGGCTACGGCCCCATCAAGCTGCGCAGCGCCATTATCCCGGTGTGCAACGTGGGCTCCCAGCTCTCCTTCGTGCTCATTATCATCGGGCTGCTGCTCTACTCCCAGGCCCTGCTGGGCATCGGCATCCTGCTGTTCTCCCTGGCGGTGGTGGCCCAGCTCGTGACGCTGCCTGTGGAGTTCAACGCCTCCCGCCGGGCCATCGAGACGCTGGAGCGCGGCTACCTGCTGGAGGGCGACGAGCTGCGGGGCGCCAAAAAGGTGCTGGGCGCGGCGGCCATGACCTACGTGGCGGCGCTGCTGGTCTCCCTGGCCCATCTGCTGCGCTACCTCATCGCCTTTAGCGGAAGGCGGCGGAACTGA
- a CDS encoding ribosomal RNA small subunit methyltransferase B — protein MAGQTAREVALLALSACEQQGAWSDGFLKKAIREAGLDQRDAGFATRLCLGVLQNKLLLDFYIGQFSSVKPEKLENRVRNSLRLGIYQMRFLDRVPERAAVSESVNLARKYARNPKAAGLVNGVLRSMGRAGAELLQPGDLATRYSHPDWLVKEFSLALGGSDVEPLLAADNAEAPTVAQVNTCRATAAEVIASLEAEGVAAQPHPWLADCLVLSGTGNLEHLAAFQKGWFYIQDAAARLAVLAADPKPGMEVLDACAAPGGKSFAAALAMGDAGRITACDIHPHKQHLIQAGAERLGLSCIRAEVLDSKVRKAEFLDGFDLVIADVPCSGLGIIRKKPDIRYKDPEPLKNLPAVQSAILDNVSACVRPGGALLYATCTVLERENGGVVRGFLDRHSNFTLEAFQLPGPAGAVETGMLTLWPHIHGTDGFFIAKLRRN, from the coding sequence ATGGCGGGCCAAACTGCCCGGGAAGTGGCCCTGCTGGCCCTCTCGGCCTGTGAGCAGCAGGGGGCCTGGTCGGACGGTTTTTTGAAAAAGGCGATCAGGGAGGCCGGGCTGGATCAGCGGGACGCGGGCTTCGCCACCCGGCTCTGTCTCGGCGTATTGCAGAATAAGCTGCTGCTGGACTTCTATATCGGGCAATTTTCCTCGGTGAAGCCGGAAAAGCTGGAGAACCGGGTGCGCAACAGCCTCCGGCTGGGCATCTACCAGATGCGCTTCCTGGACCGGGTGCCGGAGCGGGCGGCGGTCAGCGAGTCGGTGAACCTGGCCCGGAAGTACGCCCGCAACCCCAAGGCGGCCGGGCTGGTGAACGGCGTGCTGCGCAGCATGGGCCGGGCGGGGGCGGAGCTGCTCCAGCCGGGGGACCTCGCCACCCGTTACAGCCACCCGGACTGGCTTGTCAAGGAATTTTCCCTTGCACTGGGCGGCTCCGATGTGGAGCCCCTCCTGGCGGCGGACAACGCCGAGGCCCCCACTGTGGCCCAGGTCAACACCTGCCGGGCCACGGCTGCGGAGGTCATCGCCTCCTTGGAGGCGGAGGGGGTGGCGGCGCAGCCCCACCCCTGGCTGGCGGACTGCCTTGTTTTGTCAGGCACGGGGAACCTGGAGCACCTGGCCGCCTTCCAAAAGGGGTGGTTTTACATCCAGGACGCGGCGGCCCGGCTGGCCGTGCTGGCGGCTGACCCAAAGCCCGGCATGGAGGTACTGGACGCCTGCGCCGCGCCGGGGGGCAAGTCCTTTGCCGCTGCGCTCGCCATGGGGGATGCGGGGCGCATCACCGCCTGCGACATCCACCCCCACAAGCAGCACCTGATCCAGGCGGGCGCGGAGCGGCTTGGACTGTCCTGTATCCGGGCGGAAGTGCTGGACAGCAAGGTGCGTAAGGCTGAATTCCTTGACGGATTTGACCTGGTGATCGCCGACGTGCCCTGCTCCGGGCTGGGCATTATCCGCAAGAAGCCGGACATCCGCTATAAGGACCCGGAGCCGCTGAAAAACCTGCCCGCCGTTCAGAGCGCCATCCTGGACAACGTGTCCGCCTGCGTCAGGCCCGGCGGGGCGCTGCTCTACGCCACCTGCACGGTGCTGGAGCGGGAGAACGGCGGAGTGGTGCGCGGATTTCTCGACAGGCACTCTAACTTTACATTAGAGGCGTTCCAGCTCCCCGGGCCTGCCGGCGCGGTGGAAACCGGGATGCTCACGCTGTGGCCCCATATTCACGGCACCGACGGATTTTTTATTGCCAAGCTGCGGAGGAACTGA
- the rlmN gene encoding putative dual-specificity RNA methyltransferase RlmN, with protein sequence MTDLKSMNLTEMAAFFKELGQPVFRAKQVYQWLHRGARSFGEMTNLPKPLREALEADCFLTVPQVERKQVSAQDGTIKYLWRLSDGNCIETVLMRYHHGNTVCISSQVGCRMGCAFCASTLGGKVRDLTPAEMLDQVLFTQIDSEAPVSNIVLMGIGEPLDNFDTVLRFLELVNSPEGMNIGMRHISLSTCGLTEKIDKLAEYQLQLTLSVSLHAPDDETRSKIMPVNRWTGVEALFAACRRYFEKTGRRVSYEYIMIDGVNDQDWQADLLASHLRGAPGHVNLIPLNNVEESPMRPSRRVAAFQRRLEGQGVTATVRRKLGGDIDASCGQLRRKRMQEE encoded by the coding sequence ATGACTGATCTGAAATCCATGAATCTGACCGAGATGGCCGCCTTTTTCAAGGAGCTGGGCCAGCCCGTCTTCCGGGCCAAGCAGGTCTACCAGTGGCTGCACCGGGGGGCGCGCTCTTTTGGGGAGATGACCAACCTGCCCAAGCCCCTGCGGGAGGCCCTGGAGGCGGACTGTTTCCTGACCGTCCCCCAGGTGGAGCGCAAGCAGGTCTCCGCCCAGGACGGCACCATCAAATATTTGTGGCGCTTATCCGACGGAAACTGCATCGAAACGGTTTTGATGCGCTATCATCATGGGAATACTGTGTGCATCTCCTCCCAAGTGGGCTGCCGGATGGGCTGCGCCTTCTGCGCCTCCACCCTGGGGGGAAAGGTGCGGGATCTGACTCCGGCGGAGATGCTGGATCAGGTGCTCTTCACGCAGATCGACTCGGAGGCCCCGGTGTCCAACATCGTGCTCATGGGCATCGGGGAGCCGCTGGACAATTTCGACACCGTGCTCCGCTTTCTGGAGCTGGTGAACAGCCCCGAGGGCATGAACATCGGTATGCGCCACATCTCCCTGTCCACCTGCGGCCTCACTGAAAAAATTGACAAGCTGGCGGAGTATCAGTTACAATTGACCCTGTCGGTATCCCTCCACGCGCCGGATGACGAGACCCGCTCCAAAATCATGCCGGTGAACCGGTGGACCGGGGTGGAGGCCCTTTTCGCCGCCTGCCGCCGGTATTTTGAAAAGACGGGCCGCCGGGTGAGCTACGAGTACATCATGATCGACGGCGTAAACGACCAGGACTGGCAGGCCGACCTGCTGGCCAGCCATCTCAGGGGCGCGCCGGGGCACGTGAACCTGATTCCGCTCAACAACGTGGAGGAGAGCCCCATGCGGCCCAGCCGCCGCGTGGCCGCGTTCCAGAGGCGGCTGGAGGGGCAGGGGGTGACCGCCACCGTCCGGCGCAAGCTGGGCGGGGACATCGACGCCTCCTGCGGCCAGCTGCGCCGCAAGCGGATGCAAGAGGAATGA
- a CDS encoding protein-serine/threonine phosphatase: MIRAWGITDKGAVRTQNQDAWYLDLPSAELAVGLVCDGMGGAKAGNIASMVAVETFVDALQGLPEGAPEEPEAVLQQAAERANTAVYHRAATDPDCRGMGTTLVAALVVGTQSYLLNIGDSRAYHVSEDGIAKVTRDHSVVEELVIRGDITPEEARVHPQKNLITRVLGAEEKLRADSFRQLLKPGEFLLLCSDGLSNMVSDQEILYEIIHGGEPEGCCQRLLEIAMSRGAPDNVTAVLFQQL, translated from the coding sequence ATGATTAGAGCATGGGGGATCACCGACAAAGGCGCGGTGAGAACGCAAAATCAGGACGCCTGGTACTTAGATCTGCCGTCGGCGGAGCTGGCCGTGGGTCTGGTCTGCGACGGCATGGGGGGCGCCAAGGCGGGCAACATCGCCAGCATGGTGGCGGTGGAGACCTTCGTGGACGCGCTGCAGGGCCTGCCCGAGGGCGCGCCCGAGGAGCCGGAGGCGGTGCTCCAGCAGGCGGCTGAGCGGGCCAACACGGCGGTCTACCACAGGGCCGCCACCGATCCGGACTGCCGCGGCATGGGCACCACCCTGGTGGCCGCCCTGGTGGTGGGGACGCAGAGCTACCTGCTGAACATCGGGGACAGCCGGGCCTACCACGTGAGTGAGGACGGCATCGCCAAGGTGACGCGGGACCACTCCGTGGTGGAGGAGCTGGTCATCCGGGGCGACATCACGCCGGAGGAGGCCCGCGTCCACCCCCAGAAGAACCTGATCACCCGGGTCCTGGGGGCGGAGGAGAAGCTGCGGGCGGACTCCTTCCGTCAGCTTCTGAAACCGGGTGAGTTTCTGCTGCTCTGCTCCGACGGGCTGTCCAATATGGTCTCCGACCAGGAGATCCTCTATGAGATCATCCACGGAGGGGAGCCGGAGGGCTGCTGCCAGCGCCTTCTGGAGATCGCCATGAGCCGGGGGGCGCCCGATAACGTGACCGCCGTCCTGTTCCAGCAACTGTAA
- a CDS encoding putative serine/threonine-protein kinase yields the protein MDQYIGKLLDNRYEILERIGSGGMAVVYKARCHRLNRLVAIKILKEDLAQDEEFRRRFHDESQAVAMLSHPNIMAVYDVSKSGEVDYIVMELLDGITLKQYMQKRGGKLSWREALHFITQIMKALSHAHGRGIIHRDIKPHNIMVLRDGSIKVADFGIARLTSAAQNTLTQEALGSVHYISPEQARGSHIDARSDIYSAGVVLYEMVTGRLPYEGDSPVSVAIQHINSIPLSPREIDPEIPEALEAITMKAMASDMNKRYLSADAMLADLEEFRKNPNINFNFTLEDLAAGDGDEPTQILGANTPSTVQHHPAHSSPRQERQTQVSAPKRKPRPAREELDYDDDYDRRDRRGGAWPVVVAVVAILLFVVGIGYFLYSFFFSGLMGAPTTYTVPEVTGFTVEQAEKLTEVKTNGFTIEVSDTVPSDTVPKGEIISQDPEKESTVQAGSRTIKVMVSGGAGEMTMPDVYNKDQRLALDQLAAMGLEVTVETENSEDITKDNVIRQEPAASVTVKAGDKATIVVSLGPESKPVSMISCAGMSMEQLKSSLKDLKLTLGKVEEVYSEMTPGVIVDQDVKAGTEIPEGTVVNFTISKGPDPVPATPSPTPTPEVTPTPTPVVTPGNRVSITINLPQDGRETVHVRIQVGSEENFVYDSEVQTNLKTIKPTIPGSGKQQVTVYIDGDVDAASSQTVDFDA from the coding sequence ATGGATCAGTACATAGGTAAATTACTCGACAATCGATACGAGATTTTAGAGCGGATTGGCTCCGGCGGCATGGCCGTGGTGTACAAGGCCCGCTGCCACCGCCTCAACCGCCTGGTGGCCATCAAGATCCTCAAGGAGGATCTCGCCCAGGACGAGGAGTTCCGCCGCCGGTTCCACGACGAGTCCCAGGCCGTCGCCATGCTCTCCCACCCCAACATCATGGCGGTGTACGACGTGAGCAAGTCCGGGGAAGTGGACTATATCGTCATGGAGCTGCTGGACGGCATCACCCTCAAGCAGTACATGCAGAAGCGGGGCGGCAAGCTCTCCTGGCGGGAGGCGCTGCACTTCATCACCCAGATTATGAAGGCACTGTCCCACGCCCACGGCCGGGGCATCATCCACCGCGACATCAAGCCCCACAATATCATGGTCCTGCGGGACGGCAGCATCAAGGTGGCCGACTTCGGCATCGCCCGGCTTACCTCCGCCGCCCAGAACACCCTGACCCAGGAGGCCCTGGGCTCGGTGCACTATATCTCCCCCGAGCAGGCCAGGGGCAGCCACATCGACGCCCGCAGCGACATCTACTCCGCCGGCGTGGTGCTCTACGAGATGGTCACGGGCCGCCTGCCCTACGAGGGGGACTCCCCTGTGTCGGTGGCCATCCAGCACATCAACTCCATCCCCCTCTCGCCCCGGGAGATCGACCCGGAGATCCCGGAGGCCCTGGAGGCCATCACCATGAAGGCCATGGCCTCCGACATGAACAAGCGCTACCTCTCCGCCGACGCCATGCTGGCGGATCTGGAGGAGTTCAGGAAAAACCCCAACATCAATTTTAACTTTACGCTGGAGGATTTGGCGGCGGGGGACGGGGACGAGCCGACCCAGATCCTGGGGGCCAACACCCCCAGCACGGTCCAGCACCACCCGGCCCACAGCTCCCCCCGCCAGGAGCGGCAGACCCAGGTCTCCGCGCCCAAGCGTAAGCCCCGCCCCGCCCGGGAGGAGCTGGACTATGACGACGACTACGACCGCAGGGACCGCAGGGGCGGTGCCTGGCCGGTGGTGGTGGCGGTGGTGGCCATCCTGCTCTTTGTGGTGGGCATCGGCTACTTCCTCTACTCCTTCTTTTTCAGCGGCCTGATGGGTGCGCCCACGACCTACACGGTGCCCGAGGTGACCGGCTTCACGGTGGAGCAGGCCGAAAAGCTGACCGAGGTAAAAACAAACGGCTTTACCATCGAAGTGAGCGACACCGTGCCCAGCGACACCGTGCCCAAGGGCGAGATTATCTCCCAGGACCCGGAGAAGGAGAGTACCGTCCAGGCCGGGAGCCGCACCATCAAGGTAATGGTGAGCGGCGGCGCGGGCGAGATGACCATGCCCGACGTGTATAACAAGGATCAGCGCCTGGCCCTGGATCAGCTGGCCGCCATGGGCCTGGAGGTCACGGTGGAGACCGAGAACAGCGAGGACATCACAAAGGATAACGTGATCAGGCAGGAGCCCGCCGCCAGCGTCACCGTCAAGGCGGGGGATAAGGCCACCATCGTGGTGAGCCTGGGGCCTGAGAGCAAGCCCGTTAGTATGATCTCCTGTGCCGGTATGAGTATGGAGCAGCTTAAGAGCAGCCTGAAGGATCTGAAGCTGACCTTGGGCAAGGTGGAAGAGGTCTACAGCGAGATGACCCCGGGAGTTATCGTGGATCAGGACGTAAAGGCGGGCACCGAAATTCCCGAGGGCACCGTGGTGAATTTCACCATCAGCAAGGGGCCGGATCCCGTGCCCGCCACGCCAAGCCCCACGCCCACCCCGGAGGTCACGCCCACACCCACCCCCGTCGTCACGCCGGGCAACAGGGTCTCCATCACCATAAATTTGCCTCAGGACGGCCGTGAAACGGTGCATGTAAGAATTCAGGTGGGCAGTGAGGAGAACTTTGTGTACGACAGTGAAGTACAGACCAACCTCAAGACGATTAAACCCACAATCCCAGGCTCCGGCAAACAGCAGGTGACCGTCTATATCGACGGCGATGTTGATGCGGCGAGCTCCCAAACCGTGGACTTCGACGCCTAA
- the rsgA gene encoding putative ribosome biogenesis GTPase RsgA, producing the protein MEGIILKALSGFYYVDGGDGELTACRGRGKFRHEGITPLVGDRVAYTPLGEGAGVLDAVLPRKNEFQRPAVANIDQLVIIASGAIPVTDPFLIDRVVSIAEGRSCESLICINKCDLDAAQALYDTYRGAGFPTLRVSAETGEGIPELSAAIAGKVSAFTGNSGVGKSSILNALEPGFHIQVGQVSEKLGRGRHTTRHVELFRLGNGAIVADTPGFSSFDTDQMELKRPEELQYAFREFAPYLDGCRFTGCAHVKEKGCAVLAALAEGKIAPSRHASYVRLYEQAREVPEWERGKQ; encoded by the coding sequence ATGGAAGGTATCATTCTGAAAGCCCTCAGCGGCTTCTACTACGTGGACGGCGGAGACGGGGAACTGACCGCCTGCCGGGGCCGGGGCAAGTTCCGCCACGAGGGGATTACTCCCCTGGTGGGCGACCGTGTGGCGTACACCCCCCTGGGGGAGGGCGCCGGGGTACTGGACGCGGTCCTGCCCCGGAAAAATGAGTTCCAGCGCCCGGCGGTGGCCAACATCGACCAGCTTGTCATCATCGCCTCCGGGGCCATCCCCGTCACCGACCCGTTCCTGATCGACCGGGTGGTCTCCATCGCGGAGGGGCGGAGCTGCGAGAGCCTGATCTGCATCAACAAATGCGATTTGGACGCCGCCCAGGCGCTCTACGACACCTATCGGGGCGCGGGCTTTCCCACCCTGCGGGTGAGCGCCGAGACAGGGGAGGGTATCCCGGAGCTCAGCGCGGCAATCGCCGGAAAGGTGTCCGCCTTTACGGGTAATTCCGGCGTGGGCAAGTCCAGCATCCTCAACGCGCTGGAGCCGGGCTTCCACATCCAGGTGGGCCAGGTCAGCGAGAAGCTGGGCCGCGGGCGGCACACCACCCGGCACGTGGAGCTCTTCCGGCTGGGCAACGGGGCCATCGTGGCCGATACGCCCGGCTTCTCCTCCTTCGACACCGACCAGATGGAGCTGAAACGGCCCGAGGAGCTGCAATACGCCTTCCGGGAGTTCGCGCCCTATCTGGACGGCTGCCGGTTTACCGGGTGCGCCCATGTAAAGGAAAAGGGCTGTGCAGTCCTTGCTGCCCTGGCCGAGGGTAAGATCGCCCCCAGCCGCCACGCCAGCTACGTCCGCCTGTACGAGCAGGCCAGGGAGGTGCCCGAGTGGGAACGGGGCAAGCAGTAG
- a CDS encoding thiamine pyrophosphokinase, producing MGTGQAVARALIFGSAPCGDWSFLAPYLEEGGWTVFCADGGVKNARRAGLEPDYLIGDWDSGGAPEAGVPSLTLPAEKDMTDLQAAAGHAIALGAKTLLLCGCTGGRLDHTASNLVLLEWIHGHGGTGIIADPDNEVRFLDGGRLRLENVPAFRYLSLIPLDRTVSGVCLRGVKYPLEQAGLRRGDTLPVSNEFAGPAAEIAVGSGRVLVIRSQRI from the coding sequence GTGGGAACGGGGCAAGCAGTAGCGCGGGCGCTGATTTTCGGCTCCGCGCCCTGCGGGGACTGGTCCTTCCTGGCTCCCTATTTAGAGGAGGGCGGCTGGACGGTCTTCTGCGCCGACGGCGGGGTGAAAAATGCCCGGCGCGCCGGGCTGGAGCCGGACTATCTGATCGGGGACTGGGACTCCGGCGGCGCGCCCGAGGCGGGCGTACCCAGCCTGACCCTGCCCGCCGAGAAGGACATGACCGATCTCCAGGCCGCCGCAGGCCATGCCATTGCGCTGGGCGCTAAAACACTTCTGCTCTGCGGCTGCACCGGCGGGCGGCTGGATCACACCGCCTCCAATCTGGTGCTGCTGGAGTGGATCCACGGGCACGGCGGGACCGGGATCATCGCCGACCCGGACAACGAGGTGCGCTTTTTGGACGGCGGGCGGCTGCGGCTGGAAAACGTCCCAGCGTTTCGCTACCTCTCGCTGATCCCGCTGGACCGGACGGTTTCCGGCGTGTGCCTGCGGGGGGTCAAGTACCCGCTGGAGCAGGCCGGCCTGCGCAGGGGGGACACCCTGCCGGTGAGCAACGAGTTTGCCGGGCCCGCGGCGGAGATCGCCGTCGGCTCCGGCCGGGTACTGGTAATCCGCAGCCAGCGCATTTGA